One genomic window of Equus caballus isolate H_3958 breed thoroughbred chromosome 6, TB-T2T, whole genome shotgun sequence includes the following:
- the OR9K2N gene encoding olfactory receptor 9K2: protein MGDRGASNHSELTDFILLGFRVRPELHIFLFLLILLVYAMVLLGNSGMITIIMTDPRLNTPMYFFLGNLSFIDLFYSSVIAPKAMINFWSENKSISFAGCVTQLFLFALFIVTEGFLLAAMAYDRFIAICNPLLYSVQMSTHLCTQLVAGSYFCGFITSVLQTSMTFILSFCASQAIDHFYCDYRPLQRISCSDLYIHKIVSFFLCSIIILPTIIVIIVSYMYIVSTVLKIRSTEGRKKAFSTCSSHLGAVSVIYGAIIFMYVIPDRFPELSKVASLCYTLVTPMLNPLIYSLRNKDVKEALRKILGKKLFLFNSILKFM from the coding sequence ATGGGTGACAGGGGAGCAAGCAATCACTCAGAACTGACTGACTTCATTCTTTTGGGCTTCAGGGTCCGCCCAGAGCTCCATATCTTCCTCTTCCTGCTAATTCTGCTTGTATATGCCATGGTCCTTCTGGGGAATAGTGGAATGATAACCATCATAATGACCGATCCCCGGCTGAACACACCAATGTATTTCTTCCTAGGCAACCTCTCCTTCATTGATCTCTTCTACTCCTCTGTTATTGCACCCAAGGCTATGATCAACTTCTGGTCTGAGAACAAGTCCATCTCCTTTGCAGGCTGTGTGACCCAGctcttcctctttgctctcttcATTGTGACTGAGGGATTTCTCCTGGCAGCCATGGCTTATGACCGCTTCATCGCAATCTGCAACCCTCTCCTCTATTCTGTTCAGATGTCTACACATCTCTGTACGCAGTTGGTGGCTGGTTCTTATTTTTGTGGTTTCATCACCTCAGTTCTTCAGACCagcatgacatttattttatctttttgtgctTCTCAGGCCATTGACCACTTTTACTGTGATTACCGTCCACTTCAGAGGATTTCTTGTTCTGATCTCTACATTCATAAgatagtttcttttttcctatgcAGCATTATCATTTTGCCTACCATAATTGTCATTATTGTGTCCTATATGTATATTGTGTCCACAGTGTTAAAGATACGCTCCACGGAAGGACGTAAGAAAGCCTTCTCCACTTGCAGCTCTCACCTAGGAGCTGTGAGTGTAATATACGGTGCCATCATTTTTATGTATGTCATCCCTGACAGATTTCCTGAGCTGAGTAAAGTAGCCTCCTTATGTTACACCTTAGTCACTCCCATGTTGAATCCTCTGATTTACTCTCTGAGAAACAAAGATGTAAAAGAAGCTCTGAGAAAGATCctggggaaaaaattatttttatttaattcgattttaaaatttatgtaa